The stretch of DNA taattttttgttgcaGATTATACACCTCATAGTAATAACAAACCCTAAATTGGTATCTAGGCAAAATCATCCACTAACAAGACTCTAGAAGTATAAGACCAGCTCTGTCAATACCACTGTGACAAATAAGTGGTTATGAAAGGtgagtttgggggaaaaaaagagtctAAAATCAAGGCCATCATTTTACCAGGATAATAATCTACCTGGATCGTATTTGTAAGTTGAATGTGGGCACTCAAATGGCTTCTAGGTCTCATCTAGggattctttcttcttcattacTCCTGCTCATGATTTCTAAACATCACATTTTACTATTATGCCAAAGTGAAAACACAGAACACTGTAAAGTGTACATTAACTGGCAGACTAGACTAACTCTAGCTAAAGTGAGCTACAAGAGTTAACTTGGGATTCCAGAgacaatatttaagaaaacaaataaataaaaataaaacaaaataaaatgagagagacagagaaaaagaaatacctcTTTTTGTAGCATGCACCAACAGTCTATCCAAGACGTATATATTGGGGAGTAAGGAGGGCATCCACCAGCaagactaaaatagaaaaaaacatggaGCTATTCATGTTAATATTAACCATTCTCTTGAGACGTTGATAAACCTTGTCAAAATATTCTGCTGCACAGAAGATTCCCTGAGAGATCATTTTAGTTCAATGAAACAAATCATATTGAAGCAGGGGAACGATCAAGCATCCAAAAGAGAATTCCTCCCCTATATTTaggtttcaaataaataaataaacataaacttCAACcttaatttctaaaacatttagACTTTTCCTTTGTGGACAAATGAAACTCCAGAACACAGCATTTACATGATTAAAGAGCAGGGaaaggtggccgggcacggtggctcacacctgtaattccagcactttgggaggccaaggcaggtggatcatttgaggtcaggagttcaagaccagcctggccaacatggtgaaaccccatctctactgaaaatacaaaaacatgagctggcatggtggcgcatgcctgtaatcccggctacttgggaggctaaggcatgtgaattgcttcaacccaggaggcggaagttgcagtgagccaagattgcactactgcactccagcctgggtgacagagtaagaaccagtctttttttaaaaaaaaaaaaaaaaaaaaagagcagggaaaGGAGATTTAAAAACTAACTGGTGTTCACAAAGATACTAAACATGAAAACGGATATAAACAGTAGATATATATGTTCCTACTTAGGTATAATCACTTCATCTTGAAAAaactgtaaataataataatacatttaattcaTCCTTCAAGTTTACACTGTGCTAAAAAATGGCAGTTGCTCTACGTATCAGAAAACATCACAGCTTGCCAGGAGTaacatgaaacaaacaaaaccagaaaacaaacaatgtAAAATGTTCAAAACTCCACATAGCTATCTGATCTTATTTGAAAACAGTAACATGTTTAATGATATGTCAGGTACCATATGGGAAAAGAATtttgaattaaacaaaaaaggcaaggctgggtgcagtggctcacgcctgtaatcccagcactttaggaggtcgaggagggtggaccacttgaggtcaggagttcgagaccagcctggccaacatggtgaaacactgtctctactagaaatacagaaattagccgggggtggtggcaagtgcctataatcccagctactctggaggctgaggcaggagaagtacttgaacccaggaggtggaggatgcagtgaaccaagatcgcgccaccacaatccagcctgagcaacagagcaagactctgtctcaacaataacaacaacaaaaaaatacaaaaaattagccaggcatgctggtgggcacctgtaatcccagctactcaggaggctgaggcaggagaattgcttgaacctgggaggtggaggttgcagtgagtcgagattgcaccactgcactatagcctgggcaacagagtgagactccatctcaaaaaaaaaaaaaaaaaggcaaaattttgCCCAACTCAGTAGAGTCACTTGGCATCTAGAATTTGGAAATCAATGGAGTCTACCACTATACCAAAACCTGCCCTTctaaccaatacagagaaaagGTCATCAAACTTTCCATAGACTAAATATCCTAATTCTGGTTCTTTAAAACTCACTTTCTCCATAAAGCCCCTAGGAAAAACAGGTATGGATTGTCATTTAATCCCTGATATACCTTTTGTCACTTTCATAGAAaagataaagatttaaaataacaatatgttggctgggcatggtggctcacccctgtaatcccagcactttaagaggctgaggaaggagaatcacttgagcctagaaatttaagaacagcctgggcaacaaagtgagaccctgtgtcttcacaaaaaataattagccaggcatggtggcatgcacatgtactcccaactacttgggaagctgagatgggaggatcccttgagctcaggagttcaaggctgcagtgagctaggacttCACCACCACATTGCagccctatctctaaaaaaattaaaaataaataaaaataggccaggtgcagtggctcacgcctttaattccagcgctttggaagtccgaggtaggcagatcaccggaggtcaggagttcaggaccagtctggccaacatagcaagaccccatctctactaaaaatgcaaaaattagcccagcatggtggcacatgcctgtaatcacaacttcttgggaagctgaggcatgagaactgcttgaatccaggaggtgtctgttgcaatggagcgagactgcaccactgcactccagcctgggtgacagagtgagattctgtctcaaaaaacaaaaacaaaaacaaaaacaaaaactataaataataatagtaattggcctggcatggtggttcatgcctgtaatcccagcactttgggagactgaggcgggtggatcacttgaggtcaggagttcgagaccagcctggccaacatggtgaaaccctgtctctaccaaaaatacaaaaatattagctgggcatggtggcgaatgcctgtaatcccagctactcaggaggctgaggcgggacaatcacttgaatccaggaggtggaggtcgcagtgagccgagatcatgctactgcactccagcctgggcaacatagcaagactccatctcaaaaaaaaaaaaaataataataataattaataaataaatacaaattgagGCTGCTGCTGCATAGggcatacaaagaaaaaaattaggaatcTTCTAATGGTATCAATTATACTTTTCCTccccccctttttaaaaaaataccaatcaGAGATTGATACTGATCATTCATCTTTCCTAAATTTCTACAAGGCTGCTCCGCCTGTCAGCATACAGTCAACCACCTACTAGAATAAGAAATACAAAGTGCTTACCCACAGTTGTTGACAGCCATAAGATTGGAGACAAGCACAAAGGGATAGGTCAACATACTCGCAAAaaactgtaaaatggaaacaaggCAGCTGTTATTAGATCATTCCTAGTCTTTATTCTCCTTTCCTTTACCTTAAAGGCCTAGTGCCACTGCGGTGAGACACTCTAACACTTGTCTCGCTTCATCGGTACCCTGGAAAGACAACAGTTACAGTTTTGAGCCTGGAGATGCTTCTTCCTCTTAGCACACCACTGCATCCAACATTTTAACAAAAGGCCAGAAGAATTCTCtgatcctgagtagctgggactataggcgcacgccaccatacccaactactttttttttttttgagatggagtttccctcttgttgcccacgctggagtgtaatggtgtgatattggctcactgcaacctccgcctcctgggttcaagcgattctcctgcaacctccgcctcctggggttcaagcgattctcctgcctcagcctcccaagtagctgggattacgggcatgcaccaccatgcccagctaattttgtagttttagtagagatgagatttctccAAATTGGCCAAGGtggtgtcgaactcccgacctcagcctcccaaagtgctgggattacaggagtgagccaccgcgcctgccccagcttttttttttttttttcacttttgtagaaatggggtcttgctcagttgcccaggctggtcttgaactcttggcctcaagtgatcctccttccttggcctcccgaagtgctgggtttacaggtgtgagccaccatgtctggcctgaaCAATATTATTTCGGAGGAAAGGCACGCCCCTTATGAAAGCTAAGCAGTACCAAACCATGCAGGATGTGAGGCAGGGGTTCTGCCTTACTCTCTTTATTTTCACATGTGAGTCTGTGGTTCCTTCGAAAACTGagttattctctctttttttttgagatggagtctcactctgtcgcccaggccgaagtgcagtggcgtgatctcagctcactgcagcctccatctcccaggttccagtgattctcctgcctcagcctcccgagtagctgggattacaggcatgcaccaccacgctcggctaatgttagtatttttagtagagacggggattcatcatgttggccaggctggtctcgaactcctgacctcaggtgatccgcccacctcaccttcccaaagtgctaggattacaggcatgagccatggcgcctggccgaAAACTGAGTTATTCTTACCTTTGACAAATATAACAAATTTCAGGGAGATGTCCCAGTGAGACATCTGGTTATCTTAAAGCAGTGATGACACAAGCcagatttaaaaggaaaacaaaacaaaacacaactatTCCTAGAAGgttaaaaggattttaaaaaactcaCTCCTGTGACAGCTTGAGAATaactcttcatttcattcatggTAGAAACCTAAAATAGGAAAAGAGCCTTAAATTAATTACCTACAACACTACAACACatcaatatattcttttttccttttcttttcttttctttttttctttcagacagtgcctcactctgtcacccaggctgaagtgcagtgacctCCTGaagcacacatcaccacgcccagctaatttcaaaatattttttaagaaatggtgtctttttttttttgagataagggtctccctatgtttgcccaggctggtctcaaactcctgggctcaagagatcctcccaccttgacctctcaaagtgctgagattataggcataagccactatgcccagctaagagacggtgtcttgctatgttgcctaggctggtttcaaactcctggcttcaggcaaacctcccacctaagcctcctgagtcgctggaaTCATAGGCTGGAGCTACTGTGCCTTGCTCTCCATGTCAATATAGTCTATCTCTAAATTATCAGTTTGACagcttgaaaattaattttttttttttttttgagacaggatctcatctctcttgttgcccaggctggaggtgcagtgagctgtgatctcacaaccttgacctcctgggctcaagtgaccctcccacttcagcctcccaaagtgttgggattacagcatgagccaccacacctgtctaaaaCTAATTTTGAGGACAAAACCATAAAACACTGATTATTAGAATAATAAGGCAGTGGTCAAAATGATCAACCTGATTCAATATTAACAGACAAATTCATATTATACTAAAATGCTTTAGGGACGAATGTAAAAGGATTTCAAATACTAAAGAAAATGAGATTGATAACCTTTTCACACATCCTAGAAATACAGTCCCTGGAAAACCACATTTATAGTATATCTAAGGGACAATTCACTACCTTTGTTTTACACAGCTAGCTTTCTACCAGATGCGTTGAAGAAAATCCCTCTCTGTACTCAAGAGGTTTACAACATGGATTTAGTCATATACCCTGTGATGTGTTCAATTTATCATCATGCTATGGAGCTGCCGACATACAAGAGGCCCCACAACTGCTGAGATAAGAAAGACAACTTCTAGATAAGACTGATTCTCAAAAGGCTGAGGTTTCTAGAAAGCCCAATACAGGCACCCTCTTAAGTCCAGATTAGATGAAAAGCCCCCGATACACCATAAAGATGTCCTGCTTTCCCAGGTTCTCTCAAGTTAAGTATCAGTAAAGAAGTGATCTCTTTAAAGCCCTGAAGTAACACAGGGCTAAGTCTCTTGGGTATACTCTGTCACATCTTACGGACTTTTAACGTGTATCGTTCTACAGTAAACAGTATCGTTCTACAGTGAACAGTATGCTCATTTCATTAGCATTTGAAAATTTGACTGATAATTTTTAGCTATATAATTGTTCAGTCTGGCATGTAGCAAACTGtcatcttgtttatttatttattatttattttttgaaatggagtctccttctgtcacccaggctggaatgcagtggcgcgatcttggctcactgcaacctccgcctcctgggttcaagcaattcccctgcctcagcctcccaagtagctgggactataggcacgcaccaccacgcccagctaattttttctgtatttttagtagagacgaggtttcaccatgttggccaggctggtctcgaactcttgatctcaggtgatccgcccacattggcctcccaaagtgctgggattacaggtgtgagccacctcgcccggcccatCTTACTTTAAAAGCTAATCTAGCTGCCAGATTAAAGCCAAGGTGAGCACATCTCACGAAGGTCACAACCTACCCCACTGTCCAGTGCATAGGTATTGACGAGGTAGGCCAGTGAGTTACACAGCCACAAAGAAAGGATGTCACCTAGAAGGCGAGGAACAAGACCCCTACatgaagaaacaataaaaataagaaccaaAAAATGTGATCAGTAACATGACAGGCTCTTCAGTACAAATGTTTGTCAAATAATTAGAGGTCACAAAACATTCTAGGGAAGTAAAAAAGGAATCAAACACCAGAATCCAGCCCGCATACCTAGTTCATTCTCGTTAACACAGCTGTACTTGAAGCTGATCTCCAGTGACTTTTGTTCCTATGTTTAAAATGCAGGTCGGCTATACCCTCAGTGGCTCACCTTACTATTCATAACTGTAAGCAGGGAGGCAAAAGATTTGCGAGGTGCTTTGCAGAAGAGACTTAAATATTGTTTTGCTTTGACTAgcttaaaaaaatgattttgctaAGCTATCTGATATTCATATTTGGCAGAGCAAAAGAcgagaaaaattacaaagcaagAATGGTCCCAAGTACAGATACAGATGAGAGGCATCAAAAACCACATTTCTAGGGTCTGGGTGACCTAGGTGAGGCAGCATGGAATAGTGGGAAGAGCATTTCCCCACGGATTGAAGACCAGCTTCAAATGCCAGCTCCAGCACTCAGCAGCGATGTGACAGGCAGCAGATGAAACTCTCAGAGCATCAATGTTTTTTAATCTCTAAAGTGATACTAATTATAGCTGTCCTGCCTATCTCACAGGGTATTTATGATATTCAAAATCCGTATGGGGAGatactctgaaaattaaaaaaaaaaaaacaaaaaacaccatttCGGTAATGATGCAAAATTTTTCCTCATAGAAGAATGAGGGTAGTAGTCTAAGTTCTTCCAAAGTAAATTCAAGCCTTGCAAAAACTTACTCTTTTACGGTAAGGAAAATACAAGTTAAGATGATTTCCCCATTTttcaacatttaatttttctcattttattatctatataGAATTGGGAGTTTACTACAAGGGTAGAAACTTGGAATTAAGTcctttgttaaaaaaagaaattccttatttatttattaattattattatttttttgagacggagtctcactctgtcacccgggctggagtacagtggtgcaatctcagctcactgcaacttccacctcccgggttcatgcaattctcctgcctcagcctcccgagtagctgggattacaggcacacaccaccacacctagaggtggggttttaccatgttggccaggctggtcttgaactcctgacctcaggtgatccaaccgccttggcctctcaaagtgctgggattacaggcgtgagccaccacgcccggcctcaaatgTTTTAAGTATCTAGAAGTAAAGGTTTGGGATCTTTACAAGATAATTCTAGTCATATGGGGCCTAAATATGCCTttctgcagagaaaaaagaaaaaaaaataaggggcCTAAATAGAATGTAACGTGAGGTAAGCCCAGGGAGTACGTTTTCCCCAAGGATTAAACAAAGACTCACTATTCTTACTTTCAGAAAACGTTTCCCACTCATGCAAAAATTACACACTAATCAAC from Homo sapiens chromosome 11, GRCh38.p14 Primary Assembly encodes:
- the MTCH2 gene encoding mitochondrial carrier homolog 2 isoform X6, whose product is MIARSAATLITHPFHVITLRSMVQFIGRESKYCGLCDSIITIYREEGILGFFAGLVPRLLGDILSLWLCNSLAYLVNTYALDSGVSTMNEMKSYSQAVTGFFASMLTYPFVLVSNLMAVNNCGLAGGCPPYSPIYTSWIDCWCMLQKEEKHFQTGKSSAKQGLEDIKPQIEEKIRENLTT
- the MTCH2 gene encoding mitochondrial carrier homolog 2 isoform 3 (isoform 3 is encoded by transcript variant 3), whose amino-acid sequence is MVQFIGRESKYCGLCDSIITIYREEGILGFFAGLVPRLLGDILSLWLCNSLAYLVNTYALDSGVSTMNEMKSYSQAVTGFFASMLTYPFVLVSNLMAVNNCGLAGGCPPYSPIYTSWIDCWCMLQKEGNMSRGNSLFFRKVPFGKTYCCDLKMLI
- the MTCH2 gene encoding mitochondrial carrier homolog 2 isoform X7; translation: MIARSAATLITHPFHVITLRSMVQFIGRESKYCGLCDSIITIYREEGILGFFAGLVPRLLGDILSLWLCNSLAYLVNTYALDSGVSTMNEMKSYSQAVTGFFASMLTYPFVLVSNLMAVNNCGLAGGCPPYSPIYTSWIDCWCMLQKEGNMSRGNSLFFRKVPFGKTYCCDLKMLI